One segment of Actinomyces sp. 432 DNA contains the following:
- a CDS encoding Abi family protein, with protein sequence MEEHVLRDLDRSKEAYVSHYRDESKKDLQGKYPAEAYDHMPVWAVSEALSFGTLSRCIQACSGTPILDNIASSLGVARAPLANQIRSLAYLRNRIAHHARIWNHSVLDAPPLPMNIKRRAKQKYGNFEPRSIFTIFVIMDKLLTESEISNTWLHEDIWPRLKNSPLTTRGLLTPRKYGQMDLTVT encoded by the coding sequence ATCGAAGAGCACGTACTTCGCGATCTTGATCGAAGTAAAGAAGCCTACGTCTCTCACTACCGCGACGAGTCGAAGAAGGACCTGCAGGGCAAGTACCCGGCGGAGGCATACGACCACATGCCCGTGTGGGCAGTATCCGAAGCGCTGTCATTCGGAACACTCTCGAGGTGCATCCAGGCATGCAGCGGAACACCGATCCTTGATAATATCGCCTCATCCCTAGGAGTTGCGCGAGCCCCTCTGGCAAACCAAATACGCTCTCTGGCATACCTGCGCAACCGCATCGCACACCACGCCCGCATCTGGAATCACTCAGTTCTCGACGCACCACCACTACCCATGAACATTAAGCGGAGGGCCAAGCAGAAGTACGGCAACTTCGAGCCACGCTCAATATTCACCATCTTCGTGATAATGGATAAACTCCTCACCGAGTCCGAAATCTCCAATACATGGCTGCACGAAGACATCTGGCCTCGCCTTAAAAACAGTCCGCTGACCACAAGGGGACTCCTGACACCAAGAAAATACGGGCAGATGGACTTGACTGTCACCTAG